A section of the Mergibacter septicus genome encodes:
- a CDS encoding FeoA family protein, whose protein sequence is MSILYSLNNLPQGGIAYIEKIVANPIFGEQDQVVSRRLADLGFSPYIPIKIIAKGWLGRGPYVVQLNHHTQFSLRRAEAEKIVCTLHHT, encoded by the coding sequence ATGTCTATTCTTTACTCTTTAAATAACCTGCCACAAGGTGGTATCGCATATATTGAAAAGATTGTTGCAAATCCTATATTTGGCGAGCAAGATCAGGTCGTTAGTCGGCGTTTGGCTGATTTAGGTTTTTCACCCTATATTCCAATTAAAATAATAGCCAAAGGCTGGCTAGGGCGTGGACCTTATGTAGTACAACTGAATCATCATACACAATTTTCACTACGCCGTGCTGAAGCCGAAAAAATTGTTTGCACCCTTCATCATACTTAA
- a CDS encoding ferrous iron transporter B produces MLNDLLVDGVIAGVGSVLVFLPQITLLFALILLLEDSGYLPRAAYLLDNFLAKTGLSGRAFIPLLSSFACAIPSVMSARTIHNPRERLVTIAIAPLLTCSARLPVYALIIAAVIPDQKIWGIFNLQGITLFALYLIGVLSAGMIAFLMKLFASKKGKIQQFPLLMELPTYRLPNLRHILIALWERVSAFLKRAGTIIFAISIILWALVTFPEAPINATSPAIDYSFAGMLGNLIQPIFAPIGFTWEMCIAMIPGLAAREVVVATLGTVYSVAATSEEMTEHALINLINTNWGLPTAFAFLAWYVYAPMCLATLAVIKRETNSNTKTVLIAGYLTGLAYLIALITYQIALRLVS; encoded by the coding sequence ATGCTAAACGATCTTTTAGTTGATGGAGTGATCGCTGGTGTGGGAAGTGTACTAGTCTTTTTACCACAAATTACACTTCTTTTTGCTCTGATTCTCTTGCTAGAAGATTCGGGATATTTACCTCGTGCCGCTTATTTATTAGATAATTTCTTGGCAAAAACAGGGCTATCTGGGCGTGCCTTTATTCCTTTACTTTCTAGTTTTGCCTGTGCAATTCCTTCAGTTATGTCAGCTAGAACCATTCATAATCCACGAGAACGTTTGGTTACTATTGCTATTGCCCCTCTATTAACCTGTTCTGCACGCTTACCTGTATATGCTTTGATTATTGCAGCTGTTATTCCAGATCAAAAGATCTGGGGAATATTTAATTTACAAGGCATAACTCTTTTTGCTTTATATCTTATTGGCGTGCTTTCTGCTGGTATGATTGCCTTTCTAATGAAACTTTTTGCTAGTAAGAAAGGTAAAATCCAACAATTTCCACTATTAATGGAATTACCTACTTATCGTCTGCCTAATCTTCGCCATATTCTGATCGCATTATGGGAACGTGTGAGTGCTTTTTTAAAGCGTGCTGGCACAATTATTTTTGCAATCAGTATCATCTTATGGGCTTTAGTAACCTTTCCAGAAGCACCAATTAATGCTACCTCTCCTGCAATCGATTATAGTTTTGCAGGTATGCTAGGTAATCTGATTCAACCGATCTTTGCTCCTATCGGCTTTACTTGGGAAATGTGTATAGCAATGATCCCGGGATTGGCAGCACGTGAAGTTGTGGTAGCAACATTAGGGACGGTGTATTCCGTTGCAGCGACTTCTGAAGAAATGACGGAACACGCTTTGATAAATTTAATCAATACTAACTGGGGATTACCAACCGCTTTCGCTTTTCTTGCGTGGTATGTTTACGCTCCGATGTGTTTAGCAACACTAGCAGTCATTAAACGTGAAACCAATTCAAATACAAAAACAGTACTTATCGCTGGGTATCTTACTGGCTTAGCTTATCTAATTGCTTTAATTACCTATCAAATTGCATTGAGGTTAGTATCATGA
- a CDS encoding FeoB-associated Cys-rich membrane protein — protein MIQTTIVIAMIVAASIYLAYYFFGKKKKNTCGSCNACHCKTKDKSC, from the coding sequence ATGATTCAAACAACTATTGTGATAGCAATGATTGTTGCGGCAAGCATCTATCTCGCTTACTACTTTTTCGGTAAAAAGAAAAAAAACACTTGTGGTAGTTGTAATGCCTGTCATTGCAAGACGAAAGATAAATCCTGTTGA
- the glyA gene encoding serine hydroxymethyltransferase produces the protein MLTREMNLADYDPILWQAIQAEDRRQEEHIELIASENYTSPRVMQAQGSQLTNKYAEGYPGKRYYGGCEYVDIIEQLAIDRAKALFGSDYANVQPHSGSQANAAVYMALLQPGDTILGMSLAHGGHLTHGAAVSFSGKIYHAEQYGITDEGVIDYEALRQQALKVKPKMIVGGFSAYSQIVDWAKMREIADEVGAYLFVDMAHVAGLIAAGVYPSPLPYAHVVTTTTHKTLAGPRGGLILANGDEALYKKLNSAVFPAGQGGPLMHVIAAKAVCFKEAMEPEFKQYQQQVVKNAKAMVEIFQLRGYDIVSNGTENHLFLVNLVSKGLTGKAADAALGKANITVNKNAVPNDPNSPFVTSGIRIGTPSITRRGFKDIEAKQLANWICDILDNIDDQAVIEKVKQQVLDLCKRFPVYA, from the coding sequence ATGTTGACACGAGAAATGAATTTGGCAGATTACGATCCAATTTTATGGCAAGCTATTCAAGCAGAAGATCGCCGCCAAGAAGAGCATATAGAACTAATCGCTTCAGAAAACTACACTAGCCCTAGAGTAATGCAAGCTCAAGGCTCACAATTAACGAATAAGTATGCGGAAGGTTATCCGGGGAAACGCTATTATGGTGGGTGTGAATATGTTGATATTATTGAACAATTAGCAATTGATCGTGCTAAAGCTCTATTTGGTTCAGATTATGCGAATGTTCAACCACATTCAGGTTCTCAAGCAAATGCGGCAGTGTATATGGCATTATTACAGCCCGGTGATACCATTTTAGGAATGAGTCTTGCTCACGGAGGGCATTTAACCCACGGTGCAGCGGTGAGTTTTTCTGGCAAAATTTACCATGCAGAGCAGTATGGAATTACCGATGAAGGTGTGATTGATTATGAAGCGTTACGCCAACAAGCGTTGAAAGTAAAACCTAAAATGATTGTTGGTGGTTTTTCAGCTTACTCTCAAATTGTTGATTGGGCAAAAATGCGTGAAATTGCCGATGAAGTAGGGGCTTATTTGTTTGTGGATATGGCTCATGTTGCTGGCTTAATTGCCGCTGGTGTTTATCCTAGCCCATTACCTTATGCCCATGTTGTTACCACTACCACACACAAAACCTTAGCAGGTCCAAGAGGTGGATTAATTTTGGCAAATGGTGATGAAGCTTTATACAAAAAGTTAAATAGTGCAGTTTTTCCAGCAGGACAAGGCGGTCCATTAATGCACGTTATTGCCGCCAAAGCAGTCTGTTTTAAAGAAGCGATGGAGCCAGAATTTAAACAATATCAACAGCAAGTTGTCAAAAATGCGAAAGCAATGGTTGAAATCTTCCAACTTCGTGGCTATGACATAGTTTCAAATGGTACTGAAAATCACTTATTCCTTGTTAATTTAGTCAGTAAAGGTTTGACTGGTAAAGCTGCGGATGCCGCTTTAGGGAAAGCAAATATCACGGTAAATAAAAATGCAGTACCAAATGATCCAAATAGCCCATTTGTAACATCGGGTATCCGTATTGGTACACCATCAATTACTCGCCGTGGCTTCAAAGATATTGAAGCAAAACAGTTAGCAAATTGGATCTGTGATATTTTAGATAATATTGACGATCAAGCGGTTATTGAAAAGGTGAAACAACAAGTATTAGACTTATGTAAACGTTTCCCTGTTTATGCTTAA
- the purH gene encoding bifunctional phosphoribosylaminoimidazolecarboxamide formyltransferase/IMP cyclohydrolase — MSSHRPIRQALLSVSDKTGIVDFAQALVARGVRLLSTGGTAKLLIENGIPVREVADYTQFPEMMEGRIKTLHPKIHAGILGRRGIDDQVMEQHQIETIDLVVVNLYPFAQVIAEPDCQLAFAIENIDIGGPTMVRAAAKNYRDVTIVVNPADFSTVLAEMAQNENSLSEKTRFDLAVKAFEHTAQYDAMIANYLGELVPPYYATEEVKVSEICGKFPRTLNLNFIRKQLMRYGENGHQQAAFYIEPTVPCGCVASATQLQGKALSYNNIADVDTALECVKQFDLPACVIVKHANPCGVAVADDLLTAYQRAYQTDPTSAFGGIIAFNQELDAVTAQTILERQFVEVIIAPSISVAAQTILQSKKNIRVLACGGWQQARERFDFKRVNGGLLVQDTDLANVSKEDLQVVSKRQPTEQELQDLLFCWKVAKFVKSNAIVYAKNQQTVGIGAGQMSRVYSAKIAGIKAQEEGLSVVGAVMASDAFFPFRDGIDAAAEVGVSCVIQPGGSIRDQEVIAAADQHNMVMVLTGIRHFRH, encoded by the coding sequence ATGTCAAGCCACCGTCCAATTCGTCAAGCGTTATTAAGTGTTTCAGATAAAACAGGTATTGTAGATTTTGCTCAAGCTTTAGTTGCAAGAGGTGTTAGATTACTTTCAACAGGAGGAACGGCAAAGTTATTGATAGAAAATGGGATTCCCGTAAGGGAGGTTGCAGATTACACGCAGTTCCCTGAAATGATGGAAGGTCGGATTAAAACACTGCACCCTAAAATTCACGCTGGTATTTTAGGACGGAGGGGAATAGATGATCAGGTGATGGAACAACATCAGATTGAAACAATAGATTTAGTGGTAGTTAATCTTTATCCCTTTGCTCAAGTGATCGCCGAACCTGATTGCCAATTAGCCTTTGCGATTGAAAATATTGATATTGGTGGACCAACAATGGTGAGAGCAGCGGCAAAGAATTATCGTGATGTTACGATTGTGGTGAATCCTGCCGATTTTTCTACTGTATTGGCTGAAATGGCACAGAATGAAAATAGTCTTAGTGAAAAAACACGTTTTGATCTTGCTGTAAAAGCGTTTGAACATACTGCACAATATGATGCGATGATTGCAAATTATTTAGGGGAATTAGTCCCACCATATTATGCAACTGAAGAAGTAAAAGTTAGTGAAATTTGTGGTAAATTCCCTCGGACTTTAAACCTTAATTTTATCCGTAAACAGCTAATGCGATACGGCGAGAATGGACATCAACAAGCGGCTTTTTATATTGAACCAACAGTGCCTTGTGGGTGTGTTGCCAGTGCCACCCAATTACAGGGGAAAGCTTTATCTTATAATAATATCGCTGATGTCGATACCGCATTAGAGTGTGTCAAACAATTTGACTTGCCTGCTTGTGTGATTGTGAAACACGCAAACCCTTGTGGCGTAGCGGTAGCAGATGATCTACTAACAGCTTATCAACGAGCTTATCAAACCGATCCAACCTCTGCATTTGGGGGAATTATTGCTTTTAACCAAGAATTAGATGCCGTTACCGCACAAACCATTCTTGAACGCCAATTTGTTGAAGTGATTATTGCACCGAGTATTAGTGTTGCTGCTCAAACCATTTTACAATCTAAGAAAAATATTCGGGTATTAGCTTGTGGGGGATGGCAACAAGCAAGGGAGCGATTTGATTTTAAACGGGTGAATGGTGGACTTTTAGTGCAAGATACTGATCTCGCAAATGTCAGTAAAGAAGATTTGCAAGTTGTCAGTAAACGACAACCGACAGAGCAAGAGTTACAAGATTTGTTATTCTGTTGGAAGGTAGCAAAGTTTGTTAAATCGAATGCGATTGTTTATGCTAAAAATCAACAAACCGTAGGGATTGGTGCAGGGCAAATGAGTCGGGTTTACTCGGCTAAAATTGCAGGTATAAAAGCACAAGAGGAAGGATTAAGTGTTGTGGGTGCTGTAATGGCTTCAGACGCATTTTTTCCATTTCGAGATGGGATTGATGCAGCGGCAGAAGTAGGGGTAAGTTGTGTTATTCAGCCGGGCGGTTCTATTCGAGATCAGGAAGTGATAGCCGCAGCAGATCAACATAATATGGTGATGGTTTTAACTGGAATTCGTCATTTTCGGCATTAA
- the tal gene encoding transaldolase — protein sequence MSQLDVLRSMTVVVADTGDIEAIKKYQPQDATTNPSLILSAAALPQYAALIDDAVAYAKSKSTDKAQQLIDAEDKLAVNIGLEILKFVPGRISTEVDARLSYDTAATVEKARKLVALYNEAGVANERILIKIASTWQGIKAAEILEKEGINCNLTLLFSQAQARACAEAGVYLISPFVGRILDWYKANGEKKEFAPSEDPGVISVTKIYNYYKQYGYNTVVMGASFRNIGEITELAGCDRLTISPALLKELEESTAELPVKLNYQGEVLARPTAMSEAEFYWQHNLDPMAVEKLAEGIRKFALDIEKLETMLSEKL from the coding sequence ATTGAAGCGATTAAAAAATATCAACCGCAAGATGCGACAACCAATCCATCATTAATTTTAAGTGCTGCAGCGTTACCACAATATGCTGCTTTAATTGATGATGCAGTAGCTTATGCCAAGAGTAAAAGTACAGATAAAGCACAGCAGTTAATTGATGCTGAAGATAAACTAGCAGTCAATATCGGGTTAGAGATCTTAAAGTTTGTTCCCGGACGTATTTCGACTGAAGTAGATGCACGTCTGTCATATGATACCGCAGCAACTGTTGAAAAAGCTCGCAAATTAGTTGCACTTTATAATGAAGCAGGCGTTGCAAATGAACGTATCTTGATTAAGATCGCTTCAACTTGGCAAGGTATTAAAGCGGCAGAGATTCTTGAAAAAGAAGGAATTAATTGTAATTTAACCTTGTTATTCTCTCAAGCTCAAGCTCGGGCTTGTGCTGAAGCGGGTGTGTATCTCATCTCTCCTTTCGTTGGACGTATTTTAGATTGGTATAAAGCGAATGGTGAGAAAAAAGAGTTTGCACCAAGTGAAGACCCGGGAGTAATCTCAGTAACGAAAATTTATAATTACTACAAACAGTATGGTTATAACACAGTTGTTATGGGAGCAAGTTTCCGTAACATCGGTGAAATTACTGAATTAGCGGGGTGTGATCGTTTAACTATTTCTCCTGCACTGTTAAAAGAGTTGGAAGAAAGCACAGCTGAATTACCAGTGAAATTAAATTATCAAGGTGAAGTTTTAGCTCGTCCTACCGCAATGAGTGAAGCTGAGTTTTATTGGCAACATAATTTAGATCCAATGGCAGTAGAAAAATTGGCAGAAGGTATCCGTAAATTTGCATTGGATATTGAAAAATTAGAAACAATGCTCAGCGAAAAATTATAA